Proteins encoded within one genomic window of Gammaproteobacteria bacterium:
- a CDS encoding UvrD-helicase domain-containing protein: protein MTTLSQEQLDVIGSDPVPMSVIACAGSGKTLTAVRRLVRLRQHLGAHRSRVALLSFSNVAVDTFRKGYHALIQDAPAGAALGRVEIDTLDGFITGNVLRPHAYRTMEAKQAAFLVTGGEAFLSGFNFRTDTYPRDIASMQVGIDTGSVYFCYSNNDETRRLDTTYASDIVQRLGKIGAYTHNLGRYWCYRTLQHQPAILRALARRYAHILIDEAQDIGSLHQAIIEQLIQAGCQVSLIGDPNQGIYQFAGADGAFLSQYGLRPGVKNLGLTRNYRSVPAILDVANKLATRTDAPDRCAPATTHGSFYVPYKNADREKLVAAFRAAVEAAGLSVQRSAVLCRGRDLADKLAGNQGAPGQGLVRGMAQAAILRDRHQDFLRAFKHVTACIVGLLSAPPPGLIARITQASQQPADRSLRRLIWAFTRDAGSGLPSSALIADTQWHPQMVARTKALLATLAKDHGLATADNLGNKLAKKSLPNSPLASANDLAADADARIRVDTVHQVKGESLDAVLYLANKDHASALLTGVGSELGRIGYVAITRARDLLWLGVPTNALSELQPALLASGFQEFSATPQTS from the coding sequence GTGACGACGCTATCGCAGGAGCAACTGGATGTCATTGGCTCGGACCCTGTGCCGATGTCGGTGATCGCCTGCGCCGGCAGTGGCAAGACACTCACGGCAGTACGTCGCCTCGTACGCCTACGGCAACACCTCGGGGCACACCGCAGTCGCGTTGCGCTGCTGTCGTTTTCAAATGTTGCCGTTGATACCTTCAGGAAGGGTTATCACGCACTGATTCAGGATGCACCCGCCGGCGCTGCCCTCGGCCGCGTCGAGATCGACACTCTTGATGGATTCATCACTGGAAACGTACTTCGCCCACACGCCTACAGGACGATGGAGGCGAAGCAAGCTGCCTTTCTGGTAACCGGTGGTGAAGCGTTCTTGAGCGGTTTCAACTTCCGGACCGACACCTATCCTCGCGATATTGCATCTATGCAGGTCGGGATCGACACCGGGTCTGTTTATTTCTGCTATTCGAACAATGACGAGACAAGGCGACTCGATACTACCTATGCCTCCGACATCGTCCAGCGACTGGGGAAGATCGGCGCCTACACGCACAACCTCGGTCGCTACTGGTGCTACCGCACCCTCCAGCATCAGCCGGCCATACTTCGCGCACTCGCCCGGCGCTATGCGCACATCCTGATAGATGAAGCGCAGGACATCGGCTCCTTGCACCAGGCGATCATCGAGCAACTTATTCAGGCAGGGTGTCAAGTCTCGCTAATCGGTGACCCAAATCAGGGGATCTACCAATTCGCGGGAGCGGACGGGGCGTTCCTATCGCAATACGGACTCCGACCTGGCGTGAAGAATCTTGGCCTGACAAGGAATTACCGCTCAGTGCCAGCGATCCTGGATGTCGCGAACAAGTTGGCGACACGCACGGACGCCCCGGACCGATGCGCGCCCGCGACGACGCACGGCAGCTTCTACGTTCCATATAAGAACGCCGACCGCGAGAAACTCGTGGCCGCCTTCCGGGCTGCCGTCGAAGCCGCTGGACTGAGCGTCCAGCGCTCTGCGGTACTCTGCCGGGGCCGCGATCTCGCAGATAAGCTCGCCGGCAATCAGGGCGCTCCCGGCCAAGGACTTGTGCGAGGCATGGCGCAAGCCGCAATACTTCGCGATCGGCATCAGGACTTCCTACGCGCCTTCAAGCATGTGACAGCCTGCATTGTCGGTCTACTTTCCGCTCCGCCACCGGGACTCATTGCAAGGATAACGCAGGCATCACAACAGCCTGCAGACCGATCGCTACGCCGCCTGATCTGGGCATTCACGCGCGACGCTGGTTCCGGCCTCCCATCCTCTGCATTGATTGCCGACACGCAGTGGCATCCGCAGATGGTTGCGCGAACCAAGGCGCTGCTTGCGACTCTTGCGAAGGACCACGGCTTGGCGACTGCCGACAATCTCGGAAACAAGCTCGCCAAGAAGAGCCTGCCGAACTCGCCCCTTGCTTCCGCCAATGATCTAGCTGCGGACGCAGACGCACGCATCCGCGTCGATACCGTCCACCAGGTAAAGGGAGAGAGTCTGGATGCGGTCCTCTACCTAGCCAACAAGGACCACGCCAGCGCACTACTGACCGGTGTGGGCAGCGAGCTAGGGCGAATCGGCTACGTGGCGATAACCCGCGCGCGAGACCTTCTATGGCTCGGCGTGCCTACCAATGCGCTCTCCGAATTGCAGCCAGCCCTGCTCGCGAGTGGCTTTCAGGAATTCAGCGCTACGCCGCAAACGTCCTGA